The window GTGCTGATCACGTTTTTCCCGATTACCGTGAACACCTTCGATGGGTTGGCGGCTGGGCAAAAAGAAGTCCGGGAATTATTCCGGACGATGGGGGCTGTCCCCCGGGATATTTTTTGGAAATATTCCGTGCCGGCCGCTCTCCCCCATTTCTTTTCAGGCCTAAAGATAGCGGTGACGTTAAGTGTCATCGGGGCGGCCATCGGGGAATGGCTCGGAGCGCAAGCGGGACTCGGCTATTTCAGTCGGCGCATGATGACCCAGTTTGACGGAGCGGCTGTGTTTGCTCCGATTCTCGTGTTGACGGGCATTGGAATTATTTTATTCATAACTGTTTCATTCATTGAAAATCGTTTACTACAGTGGAGGTCTCGAAATTGAAAAAATGGATCGGGTTGTTCGCTAGCGCCATACTCATGCTATTGCTAGGTGCATGCAGCGAAACGAAAGAGGAAAATCAAAAGGTCAGCATCATGTTGGATTGGTATCCGAACGCGGTGCATAGCTTTCTCTATATCGCGCAAGACAAAGGGTATTTTGAAGCGGAAGGGATTGAGGTGGACATCCAATTCCCGGCTAATCCGTCTGACCCGATAAACTTGGCGGCTGCCGGCAAAGTGACGCTCGGCATCACGTACCAGCCAGATGTGCTCATTGCGAAGACGGAACAGTCCATTGGCATCAAATCGGTCGGGGCACTTGTCCGATCCCCGTTGAATCATATCGCTTTTCTCAAGGAGAGCGGCATCGCTAGCCCGAAGGATTTGGAAGGCAAGACGGTCGGGTATACGGGAATTCCGTTGAATGAAGCG is drawn from Sporosarcina sp. FSL W7-1349 and contains these coding sequences:
- a CDS encoding ABC transporter permease — its product is MKNASSALIVVILFSVWEAGARLLAKPFILPSPMQIVIRLWELKEVLLLKHLPVTFAVIVIGLCLSIGMGTAMAVWMHAKPAVQKAVYPLLIASQMIPVIALAPIFVLWFGYTIWSKVAVAVLITFFPITVNTFDGLAAGQKEVRELFRTMGAVPRDIFWKYSVPAALPHFFSGLKIAVTLSVIGAAIGEWLGAQAGLGYFSRRMMTQFDGAAVFAPILVLTGIGIILFITVSFIENRLLQWRSRN